From Arthrobacter sp. FW306-2-2C-D06B, a single genomic window includes:
- the hpaB gene encoding 4-hydroxyphenylacetate 3-monooxygenase, oxygenase component → MGIRTGQQYLDKLNSMNPHVLIDGEMVTEKIADHPSFRNVARTYAKLFDMQHDPKYADALTYESPTTGDRVSASFLVPRSKEDLEHRHAAIRTWAEYSLGFLGRTGDYMNGALTALAAAEKWFAQADPMFGENIRKYYEHCRENDLLATHTLIPPQVNRSVSGSEQLGGQLSARVVEEREDGIVVHGARMLATIAPIADELLVFPSTLLRSTPEDAPYSYAFALPNDAPGMRYLCRTSLYNGGGTHDEPLASRFEEMDAVVVFDHVFVPNERIFMLGHPELCNAFYSETGAGALMTHQVVTRTIAKSEFFLGLASEIAASIGIDGFQHIQEDLAELIETVEIGKALMVAAEAQAAPSPDGVFLPHWPTLNAARNWYPKVAQRFPAIIRKFSASGLMALPGEADVASEALPDIELYLQAKTLTGPERVRLFKLAFDASISAFAGRQALYEYFFFGDPVRMAAALVNSYDREPARARVREFLERKD, encoded by the coding sequence ATGGGAATCCGGACCGGACAGCAGTACCTGGACAAGCTCAACTCGATGAACCCCCACGTCCTGATCGACGGCGAAATGGTCACCGAGAAGATCGCCGACCACCCGTCCTTCAGGAACGTGGCCCGCACGTACGCGAAGCTCTTCGATATGCAGCATGACCCGAAGTATGCGGACGCCCTCACCTACGAGTCCCCGACGACGGGTGACCGGGTGAGTGCCTCGTTCCTGGTGCCGCGCAGCAAAGAAGACCTCGAACATCGGCATGCGGCCATCCGCACCTGGGCTGAGTACTCCCTTGGATTCCTGGGCCGGACGGGCGACTACATGAACGGCGCCCTCACGGCGCTCGCGGCCGCGGAAAAGTGGTTTGCCCAGGCGGATCCGATGTTCGGCGAAAACATCCGCAAATACTACGAGCATTGCCGCGAGAACGATCTCCTGGCCACGCACACACTGATCCCCCCGCAGGTCAACCGTTCAGTGTCAGGTTCCGAACAGCTCGGCGGCCAACTCTCTGCGAGGGTCGTGGAAGAACGGGAGGACGGAATCGTGGTCCACGGTGCGCGCATGCTCGCAACGATCGCGCCGATCGCGGACGAGCTTCTCGTGTTCCCCTCGACGCTTTTGCGCTCGACGCCGGAAGATGCTCCCTATTCCTACGCGTTCGCCCTCCCGAACGATGCGCCCGGCATGCGCTACCTGTGCCGGACCTCGCTCTACAACGGCGGAGGCACCCACGACGAGCCGCTCGCCAGCCGCTTCGAGGAGATGGACGCCGTCGTCGTTTTCGACCATGTGTTCGTTCCCAACGAGCGCATCTTCATGCTCGGCCATCCCGAACTGTGCAATGCCTTCTACTCTGAGACGGGCGCAGGGGCCCTCATGACCCACCAAGTGGTCACACGGACCATCGCCAAGAGCGAGTTCTTCCTGGGCCTTGCCTCGGAAATTGCGGCGTCGATCGGGATTGACGGTTTCCAGCACATCCAGGAAGACCTTGCGGAGCTGATCGAAACCGTTGAAATCGGCAAGGCCCTCATGGTGGCGGCGGAAGCCCAGGCGGCACCAAGCCCGGACGGCGTGTTCCTGCCGCATTGGCCCACCCTGAATGCGGCACGCAACTGGTACCCCAAAGTTGCCCAGCGATTCCCCGCAATCATCAGGAAGTTTTCGGCATCCGGTCTCATGGCCCTGCCGGGCGAAGCGGACGTGGCCAGTGAGGCATTGCCGGATATCGAGCTGTACCTGCAGGCGAAGACGCTGACCGGGCCGGAACGCGTGCGCCTCTTCAAGCTTGCTTTCGATGCCAGCATTTCCGCGTTCGCCGGGCGCCAGGCGCTGTATGAGTACTTCTTCTTCGGTGACCCTGTCCGCATGGCGGCCGCCCTCGTTAACAGTTACGACCGCGAGCCGGCCCGCGCCCGCGTGCGGGAGTTCCTTGAGCGGAAGGACTGA
- a CDS encoding flavin reductase family protein: MIAKSSQNAEPGSPGRTSRSRAHHFRGSLGRFATGVAIVTFDGATKRHGITVNSFTSVSMEPPLVLVSIARNTKAHDELAGRPFSVNILGAEQKQLALHFAGRPGPEPRWVEGDTAPRLSNVLAYFECTPWAAYDGGDHTLYLGEVVDFNYRSGDALAFANSSFTTIPESQLGMEDLL; the protein is encoded by the coding sequence ATGATTGCCAAGTCCAGCCAGAATGCGGAACCGGGATCCCCGGGCCGCACGTCGCGGTCGCGGGCACATCATTTCCGGGGCAGCCTAGGCCGCTTCGCCACAGGCGTCGCCATCGTGACGTTCGACGGCGCCACCAAGCGGCATGGCATCACCGTGAATTCCTTCACCTCAGTGTCCATGGAACCACCCCTGGTTCTGGTCAGTATCGCCCGCAACACCAAAGCCCACGACGAGCTCGCCGGACGCCCCTTCAGCGTCAATATCCTGGGTGCTGAACAGAAGCAGCTCGCCCTGCATTTCGCGGGCCGTCCCGGGCCCGAGCCACGGTGGGTCGAAGGAGACACCGCGCCGCGGCTTTCCAACGTCCTTGCCTACTTCGAATGCACGCCGTGGGCAGCCTACGACGGCGGAGACCACACGCTCTATCTGGGTGAAGTGGTGGACTTCAACTACCGCAGCGGCGACGCGCTCGCCTTCGCCAACAGCTCTTTCACCACCATCCCGGAAAGCCAATTGGGAATGGAGGATCTTCTGTAG
- a CDS encoding IclR family transcriptional regulator: MSPSAAKSLRETTATVSPSQTLSRGIQALEIMAAAERPLTIAELAGALGVHRSVAYRILRTLEDHSLLVRDDAGRVQPGPGLAVLARGVSRDLQTAALPELTQLANTLNMTAFVAIWDHQDCVTLVTVEPRHSAATLAQHPGTRHPVNTGAPGIAIQSTMSEEEWSARAPGLPYRPEAAEARRLGYAASHDEVIAGLSSLAAPIQVPGGRPAAIAVVYIRREQDQAAVGEALAASAARIESQLA, from the coding sequence ATGTCTCCCAGCGCCGCGAAAAGCCTGCGGGAAACGACGGCGACGGTCTCACCGTCGCAGACCCTCTCCCGCGGAATCCAGGCCCTGGAAATCATGGCGGCTGCCGAGCGCCCCTTGACCATTGCGGAGCTCGCTGGCGCCCTGGGCGTCCATCGCTCGGTGGCGTACCGGATCCTTCGCACGCTGGAGGATCACTCCCTGCTGGTGCGCGACGACGCCGGACGCGTTCAGCCCGGCCCTGGCCTTGCGGTGCTGGCCCGGGGCGTCTCCCGGGACCTCCAGACGGCCGCCCTCCCGGAGCTGACCCAGCTTGCGAACACCTTGAACATGACGGCCTTCGTCGCAATCTGGGACCATCAGGATTGCGTCACGCTGGTCACGGTGGAGCCCCGCCACTCAGCCGCGACGTTGGCACAGCATCCCGGCACGCGCCACCCCGTGAACACCGGGGCACCTGGAATCGCGATCCAGTCCACCATGAGCGAAGAAGAATGGTCCGCCCGCGCTCCAGGCCTGCCGTATCGCCCGGAAGCGGCCGAAGCGCGCCGGCTCGGCTACGCGGCGAGCCACGACGAAGTCATCGCCGGCTTGTCATCCTTGGCCGCCCCCATCCAGGTGCCGGGCGGCCGGCCCGCGGCGATCGCCGTCGTCTACATCCGCCGCGAACAGGACCAGGCCGCCGTCGGGGAAGCACTGGCAGCGAGCGCGGCGCGTATAGAGTCCCAACTGGCGTAA
- a CDS encoding MFS transporter has product MNSSPQNSAANTALQAAPSVPSAPPAAGSPKAAPRRSRLPGRFARLPELAGRNFLPLGLFARLPLAMLTVGTLTLVTAVSHSYAIGGLAAGAVGIGSALGAPVLGSLADRSGQRPVLLIAAALNAATVIALLVAAYLTPDFNTPTDAIAILVTAFLAGASCPQVGPMARVRWMALTTLNLNTRNSKPGAGDNAAGPGSVASSRADLDTALSYEGTADEVTFVLGPALVGILASLVAPWLPLALAAVLTATLVPAFAVHPSQLAVVPAKCKAGAGVGSVPAKQKSSVRSVAWLKVAVPVLAMVCMGTFFGATQNALSAFSAQFATAEIAGLMYSVMGLSSAVAALSVAYWPQRFRLAIRWVLAAAAMTGFSLLLFLPAGIWPMVIVLLVLGIPVGPVMVTVFSIGGIVAPAGRMATVMTALASGIVAGTALGAYLAGQLAQTQGPGAAFVVSTAASGALLVLGIVAGLVLRRRPSPRP; this is encoded by the coding sequence ATGAACTCCTCCCCACAGAACTCCGCGGCGAATACCGCGCTCCAGGCTGCCCCTTCAGTTCCATCTGCGCCCCCGGCGGCCGGGTCCCCGAAGGCCGCGCCCCGCCGTTCGCGTCTGCCTGGCCGCTTCGCCCGCCTGCCCGAGCTCGCCGGCCGGAACTTCCTGCCGTTGGGACTCTTTGCAAGGCTGCCCCTTGCCATGCTGACTGTCGGCACCCTGACTCTTGTCACAGCCGTCAGCCATTCTTACGCCATCGGCGGGCTGGCGGCCGGAGCCGTCGGCATCGGATCGGCCTTGGGCGCACCGGTGCTCGGCTCGCTCGCTGACCGCTCAGGCCAGCGCCCTGTCCTGCTGATAGCCGCCGCTCTCAACGCCGCGACGGTCATCGCATTGCTCGTTGCCGCATACCTCACGCCCGATTTCAACACCCCCACGGATGCGATAGCCATTCTGGTGACGGCTTTCCTTGCCGGAGCGAGTTGCCCGCAGGTGGGGCCCATGGCCCGTGTCCGTTGGATGGCTCTGACAACCCTGAACCTGAACACCCGGAATTCGAAGCCCGGAGCCGGCGATAATGCCGCCGGTCCTGGAAGCGTGGCGTCGAGCCGCGCCGACCTTGATACCGCCTTGTCCTACGAGGGAACCGCGGACGAAGTCACTTTCGTCCTGGGTCCTGCGCTGGTCGGGATTCTCGCGAGCCTCGTAGCCCCTTGGCTTCCGCTAGCTTTGGCGGCCGTCCTTACCGCCACGCTCGTGCCGGCTTTCGCCGTGCATCCTTCACAATTGGCTGTGGTGCCGGCAAAGTGCAAGGCGGGTGCCGGCGTCGGGAGCGTCCCCGCGAAGCAGAAGTCGAGTGTCCGTTCGGTGGCCTGGCTGAAGGTCGCTGTTCCGGTGCTGGCCATGGTCTGCATGGGGACTTTCTTCGGTGCGACGCAGAATGCGTTGAGCGCTTTCTCGGCCCAGTTCGCCACGGCGGAAATTGCGGGGCTGATGTATTCGGTCATGGGCCTGAGCTCCGCCGTCGCCGCACTGTCCGTTGCCTATTGGCCGCAGCGCTTTCGGCTGGCGATCCGTTGGGTGCTCGCCGCGGCCGCGATGACGGGCTTCTCTCTTCTGTTGTTCCTTCCGGCCGGGATCTGGCCGATGGTCATTGTGCTCTTGGTGCTCGGAATTCCCGTGGGACCCGTCATGGTGACGGTCTTCAGCATCGGGGGAATCGTGGCCCCGGCCGGCCGTATGGCAACCGTCATGACCGCCTTGGCGAGCGGCATCGTGGCGGGTACGGCGCTGGGCGCCTACCTTGCCGGCCAGTTGGCCCAGACCCAAGGTCCTGGCGCCGCTTTTGTGGTGTCCACGGCCGCTTCGGGTGCGCTTCTGGTGCTCGGCATCGTTGCCGGACTCGTTCTCCGGCGCCGGCCAAGCCCCCGACCATAA
- a CDS encoding AAA family ATPase — protein sequence MRIHRLEIEAFGPFAGVQSIDFDQLGAQGLFLLNGATGAGKTSVLDAICFALYGSVPGARQDGKRLRSDHAEPAAEPRVVCEFSARGRRFEVTRSPAWDRPSARGRKGFTTQQAKTLLRERVNGSWEEKTSRNDEAGMEIGDVLGMDREQFTRVVMLPQGDFAAFLRSKASDRLDLLQKLFGTQRFEAIEQQLALQANAARAKVQDNQNGLQLLVQRAESEYAQLCIDEAADPDLDNTGSSESTPELRLGILEAQARTESLDRQQAAGSAEAFRLQLADKLNSARERAQRHAKLDAATRRHEALSARAAEVQEFRERLGRHRKAAVLGGQLDAVDRAAKALDLAASKAESATAKLRAASLDASDPGTLLARIQETIAVVEARVGDEQKLEDITARLDALDLAARQRESAKAARSLALAGLRSEAVALERELGPLEVAALELPLRESEVAAAQNAVKTVARYAGALGAQSAAVKRHAFARALSQDLRQLWLDLRESRLANAAAELAAKLHDGEACPVCGSAEHPSPAPAGLTALALAEEEQSAHERYDESEHELLQAAGELASAEQEVAVLAAQGGDIDPQEAASREALAKDALASARSAVDELKRGKADFARMTESIARLEEEQLQEDTAEAQAGSIKVLLGEQRESLETLLRGLRDGFDTLRGRIQGLTRQRELLQSAVTAGEQLERAREALDDASTALDRALSAHGFDTAEAARREILDEQHAARLDETIRAAETEGARLAELFESEDLVLAAKERQIGEVPLTAVELAALEQEAGQTEETARRLDLAAGLAARTVASLAAIRSQYEEAAASGRGPRELARVLNELAETARGAGDNGYKMSLNSYVLAARLEQVAAAASERLIAMSDGRYTLQHTDAKAARGAKSGLGLEVVDEWTGQRRDTATLSGGESFMASLALALGLADVVQQEAGGVDIETLFVDEGFGSLDEQSLEQVMDALEGLRDGGRVVGLVSHVAEMKQRISSQLQVIKNRNGSTVRIVDAAAA from the coding sequence GTGAGAATCCACCGCCTTGAAATTGAGGCTTTCGGGCCGTTTGCCGGGGTTCAATCGATTGATTTCGATCAGCTGGGAGCCCAGGGCCTGTTCCTCTTGAACGGCGCCACCGGTGCAGGAAAGACCAGTGTGCTCGACGCTATCTGCTTTGCGCTGTATGGCTCGGTACCGGGCGCACGCCAGGACGGCAAACGCTTGCGGAGCGATCACGCGGAACCGGCTGCCGAGCCGCGGGTTGTCTGCGAATTTTCGGCGCGAGGCAGGCGCTTTGAGGTCACCCGCTCCCCGGCGTGGGACAGACCGAGTGCCCGCGGACGCAAGGGCTTTACCACCCAGCAGGCGAAAACCCTTCTGCGCGAACGGGTCAATGGATCGTGGGAAGAAAAGACCTCACGCAACGACGAGGCCGGCATGGAAATCGGTGACGTCCTGGGGATGGACCGGGAACAGTTCACCCGGGTGGTCATGCTTCCCCAGGGAGACTTCGCGGCTTTCCTGCGTTCCAAGGCGTCCGACCGGCTGGATCTCCTGCAGAAGCTCTTCGGAACCCAGCGTTTTGAAGCGATCGAGCAGCAGTTGGCACTCCAAGCAAACGCCGCGCGCGCAAAAGTGCAGGACAACCAAAACGGACTTCAGTTGCTCGTGCAGCGGGCGGAGTCAGAGTACGCGCAACTTTGCATTGACGAGGCCGCTGACCCGGATCTTGATAACACAGGATCCAGCGAGTCCACGCCTGAACTCCGGCTCGGGATCCTTGAGGCCCAGGCCCGGACCGAATCTTTGGACCGGCAGCAAGCTGCCGGCTCTGCCGAGGCCTTCCGGCTTCAGCTGGCAGACAAGCTCAACTCCGCCCGGGAACGGGCTCAACGGCACGCAAAGCTCGACGCCGCCACGCGCCGGCACGAAGCGCTCTCCGCACGCGCGGCAGAAGTGCAGGAATTCCGGGAGCGACTTGGACGCCACCGCAAAGCCGCCGTCCTCGGCGGACAACTCGACGCGGTTGACCGCGCCGCGAAAGCCCTCGACCTGGCGGCCTCGAAGGCGGAGTCGGCGACGGCGAAGCTGCGTGCGGCCTCTCTCGACGCAAGTGACCCCGGCACCTTGCTGGCCAGAATCCAAGAGACGATCGCTGTCGTAGAGGCCAGGGTCGGGGACGAACAAAAGCTCGAGGACATCACTGCAAGGCTTGACGCGCTCGACCTCGCAGCACGGCAGCGGGAGTCGGCCAAAGCGGCGCGGTCCCTTGCGTTGGCCGGGCTTCGCTCGGAGGCGGTTGCCTTGGAACGCGAGCTGGGCCCGCTGGAAGTTGCCGCTTTGGAGCTGCCCCTCCGGGAAAGCGAAGTTGCGGCAGCCCAGAACGCCGTCAAGACCGTAGCCCGCTACGCAGGCGCCCTTGGTGCCCAGTCCGCGGCAGTGAAGCGCCACGCGTTTGCCCGGGCGCTTTCCCAAGACCTCCGACAACTCTGGCTGGATCTCCGCGAATCCCGGCTGGCCAATGCCGCGGCCGAACTCGCCGCAAAGCTGCACGACGGCGAAGCATGCCCTGTCTGCGGAAGCGCCGAGCACCCTTCTCCGGCGCCAGCCGGGTTAACCGCGTTGGCCCTTGCCGAGGAAGAGCAATCCGCCCACGAACGCTATGACGAGAGCGAGCATGAACTTCTCCAAGCGGCAGGCGAGCTGGCGTCCGCCGAGCAGGAAGTTGCCGTGCTCGCTGCCCAAGGTGGAGACATCGATCCTCAGGAGGCCGCTTCGCGGGAGGCCTTGGCGAAAGACGCCCTGGCCTCGGCGCGTTCCGCCGTCGACGAGCTCAAACGAGGAAAGGCAGACTTCGCCCGCATGACCGAGAGCATTGCCCGCTTGGAGGAAGAACAACTCCAGGAGGACACCGCCGAGGCGCAGGCCGGGTCCATCAAAGTCCTGCTGGGCGAACAACGTGAGTCCCTGGAGACGTTGCTTCGCGGGCTGCGTGATGGCTTCGACACACTGCGCGGCCGGATTCAGGGCCTGACCAGGCAACGCGAACTCCTGCAGTCCGCTGTGACTGCAGGCGAGCAGCTGGAACGGGCCCGGGAGGCTTTGGATGACGCATCCACAGCCTTGGACCGCGCCCTTTCGGCGCACGGATTCGACACCGCGGAGGCCGCGCGGCGCGAAATCCTCGACGAGCAGCACGCCGCCCGGCTCGATGAAACCATCAGAGCCGCTGAAACCGAGGGCGCCCGTCTCGCGGAACTCTTCGAGTCCGAGGATCTCGTGCTCGCTGCCAAGGAAAGGCAGATCGGAGAGGTGCCCCTGACCGCCGTCGAACTTGCTGCCCTCGAACAGGAGGCCGGACAGACGGAAGAAACGGCTCGCCGCCTGGATCTTGCCGCGGGACTCGCTGCCAGGACGGTGGCCAGCCTGGCCGCGATCCGCTCGCAGTACGAAGAAGCTGCGGCCTCGGGGCGCGGCCCCCGCGAACTTGCCCGGGTACTCAACGAGCTTGCCGAAACCGCCAGGGGGGCGGGTGATAACGGCTACAAAATGAGCCTCAACAGCTACGTGCTGGCCGCCCGCCTCGAACAAGTCGCGGCAGCGGCGTCGGAGCGGCTTATCGCCATGAGCGATGGCAGGTACACCCTGCAGCACACGGACGCCAAGGCGGCCCGGGGCGCGAAATCGGGCCTGGGCCTGGAAGTCGTGGATGAGTGGACAGGACAGCGGCGGGACACCGCCACACTGTCCGGCGGGGAGTCGTTCATGGCTTCGCTCGCGTTGGCCTTGGGGCTCGCCGATGTGGTGCAGCAGGAGGCCGGCGGTGTAGACATCGAAACCTTGTTCGTCGATGAGGGCTTCGGGAGCCTTGACGAGCAATCCCTCGAGCAGGTCATGGATGCACTGGAGGGACTGCGCGACGGCGGCAGGGTAGTGGGGCTGGTCAGCCACGTTGCGGAGATGAAGCAAAGAATCAGCAGCCAGCTGCAGGTGATCAAGAACCGGAACGGCTCCACCGTGCGAATCGTCGACGCCGCGGCAGCCTAG
- a CDS encoding exonuclease SbcCD subunit D — protein sequence MRLLHTSDWHLGRSFHGVGMLDAQRDFIEQLLVVIQEQSIDVVLIAGDVYDRALPGLDVVKLLDDALVRITDAGAKVVLTSGNHDSAIRLGFASRLLERGGVHLRTRVEDLDSPILFPLESNHRAARAGVPVLAVYGIPYLEPRLVAERLGTQTASHFDVTRAAVQLIREDIARRSEIGPVHSVVLAHTFASGGITSDSERDLSIGGLGAVPLDLFDGFGYTALGHLHGRQELSEHVRYSGSPLAYSFSEAKHRKGAWLIDIGVDGVEGVEEILWKAPRELAILRGKLAGLLESEEYSWAETAYCQVTLTDSARPAQAMEQLRARFPDTLVLGFDPEDAAGKVKASYSSRLAEAEDDLGVCCGFLDHVRGRPADEAEISALREALEAVRLEGAEL from the coding sequence ATGAGGCTTTTGCACACTTCGGATTGGCATCTGGGACGTTCGTTCCATGGCGTCGGGATGCTCGACGCCCAGCGCGACTTCATTGAGCAATTGCTGGTAGTCATCCAGGAGCAGTCGATAGACGTCGTCCTGATTGCGGGCGACGTCTACGACCGTGCCCTTCCGGGCCTGGATGTCGTGAAGCTGCTCGACGACGCCCTCGTGCGGATCACGGACGCCGGTGCCAAGGTGGTGCTGACCAGCGGCAACCACGATTCCGCGATCCGCCTTGGTTTCGCTTCACGCCTGCTGGAGCGCGGGGGAGTCCACTTGCGGACCCGCGTAGAGGATCTCGATTCCCCTATCCTGTTTCCACTGGAAAGCAACCACCGTGCAGCTCGGGCGGGCGTCCCGGTGCTTGCCGTCTACGGTATTCCGTACCTTGAACCGAGGCTCGTCGCCGAACGGCTCGGGACACAAACTGCAAGTCACTTTGACGTCACACGGGCCGCCGTGCAGCTCATCCGTGAGGACATTGCCCGGAGAAGCGAGATAGGACCGGTGCACTCCGTCGTCCTGGCACACACCTTCGCGAGCGGCGGCATCACCTCGGACAGCGAACGCGACTTGAGCATCGGCGGTTTGGGGGCAGTGCCACTGGATCTCTTCGACGGCTTCGGCTACACGGCCCTCGGACATCTGCACGGCCGACAGGAACTTTCGGAGCACGTCCGGTATTCGGGTTCGCCGCTGGCGTACTCGTTCTCCGAGGCCAAGCATCGGAAAGGCGCATGGCTCATTGACATCGGCGTCGACGGTGTTGAGGGGGTCGAGGAAATTCTGTGGAAAGCACCACGGGAGCTGGCGATTCTCCGGGGGAAGCTTGCTGGTCTTTTGGAATCGGAGGAGTACTCCTGGGCCGAGACTGCGTATTGCCAAGTCACCCTCACGGACTCCGCGCGGCCGGCGCAGGCCATGGAACAGTTGCGTGCCCGGTTCCCGGACACACTCGTGCTGGGCTTTGACCCTGAAGACGCCGCGGGAAAGGTCAAGGCCAGCTACAGCAGCAGGCTCGCAGAGGCCGAGGACGATCTTGGCGTTTGTTGCGGCTTCCTTGACCATGTGCGCGGAAGGCCGGCTGACGAGGCTGAAATTTCCGCCCTTCGGGAAGCCTTGGAAGCGGTCCGGCTGGAAGGGGCAGAGCTGTGA
- a CDS encoding MIP/aquaporin family protein, which produces MTTTVSIPSSRGPRLLARAFAEALGTLFLVVIGLGVLIFINPQAVPMPASLASGLTVTAAMLAFGYLSGGHFNPAITVGHLVAGRMKLVDGAAYLGAQIVGGLLGALAIFAVVRTVPGITDSRTVFDTATSGFGTHSSFQVPVTGVMLIEVLGAALLVGVFLGVTARRNPSKLAAPFAVGLTVAVLLQLGQSTGNLAFNPARATASAIFSSSWAVEQLWLFWVAPLLGAAIAGLIFRGFGETTPVAVAVIEEPLPADGLEEKSDDDAEAAAPESAAEVSTPAEAPVQAPAKEEPDVDPARDFFDGKRG; this is translated from the coding sequence ATGACCACGACTGTGTCCATTCCCTCCTCCCGCGGCCCCCGGCTCCTTGCCCGGGCGTTCGCTGAAGCTCTGGGGACGCTGTTCCTTGTGGTCATTGGCTTGGGTGTGTTGATCTTCATCAATCCCCAGGCGGTTCCGATGCCGGCCTCGCTGGCCAGCGGGCTCACCGTCACTGCTGCCATGCTTGCCTTCGGCTACCTGTCGGGCGGCCACTTCAACCCGGCCATTACGGTTGGCCACCTGGTTGCCGGCCGGATGAAGCTCGTTGATGGGGCCGCATACCTCGGGGCCCAGATCGTGGGGGGTTTGCTCGGCGCGTTGGCGATTTTCGCCGTCGTGCGAACCGTTCCCGGGATCACTGACAGCCGGACTGTCTTTGACACGGCAACCTCCGGCTTTGGTACGCATTCCAGCTTCCAGGTGCCCGTGACCGGCGTGATGCTCATCGAGGTCCTCGGCGCCGCTCTCCTCGTGGGAGTCTTCCTGGGCGTCACCGCTCGACGCAATCCCAGCAAGCTCGCAGCACCGTTCGCCGTCGGCCTGACGGTCGCAGTCCTGCTGCAGCTGGGTCAGTCCACGGGCAACCTTGCCTTCAACCCGGCCCGTGCCACTGCATCCGCCATCTTCAGTTCCAGCTGGGCAGTGGAGCAGCTCTGGCTCTTCTGGGTGGCACCGTTGCTCGGAGCGGCGATCGCAGGCCTCATCTTCCGCGGTTTCGGCGAGACCACTCCCGTGGCCGTGGCTGTGATCGAGGAGCCCTTGCCGGCCGACGGACTGGAAGAAAAGTCCGACGACGACGCTGAAGCGGCTGCCCCGGAAAGCGCGGCTGAGGTTTCCACGCCGGCTGAGGCGCCCGTTCAGGCTCCCGCCAAAGAAGAGCCCGACGTCGACCCGGCCCGTGATTTCTTCGACGGCAAGCGGGGCTGA
- a CDS encoding DUF202 domain-containing protein codes for MTIDARDPGLQPERTTLAWRRTLISLLVVDLFIWRRWLTAKSGAGQLPTGIPGLDYQGICALTAAAATIVLGCVVWVRSHQLHHGAEEASAALMLASAVSIIALACAAVAAIALGG; via the coding sequence TTGACCATTGACGCCAGGGATCCGGGGCTGCAACCCGAGCGCACCACGCTCGCTTGGCGCCGGACCCTGATTTCGCTTCTGGTGGTGGATCTCTTCATCTGGCGCAGATGGTTGACGGCCAAGTCCGGTGCGGGGCAGCTTCCCACCGGGATACCGGGACTCGACTACCAAGGAATCTGCGCCCTGACGGCCGCGGCTGCCACGATCGTCCTGGGCTGCGTCGTCTGGGTCAGGTCCCACCAGTTGCACCATGGCGCAGAGGAAGCGTCGGCTGCGTTGATGCTTGCAAGCGCTGTGTCCATCATCGCGCTCGCCTGTGCTGCGGTCGCCGCAATCGCGTTGGGCGGCTAG
- a CDS encoding YidH family protein, with translation MREPAWRKTGKTPDYRFSLANERTFLAWIRTSLALLAGAVAIDQLAPNIAPQPVRIVLCVVLSMIGAGLATLAYRRWAQMEAAMRNDQALPFSRVMLLMTIVVAVAAFTFAVLILVAR, from the coding sequence ATGCGTGAACCCGCGTGGCGGAAAACCGGGAAGACCCCGGACTACAGATTCTCCCTCGCAAACGAGCGGACCTTCCTTGCATGGATCCGTACCTCGTTGGCCCTGCTGGCTGGTGCCGTCGCCATCGACCAGCTTGCTCCGAACATTGCGCCCCAGCCCGTGCGCATCGTGTTGTGCGTTGTGCTTTCCATGATCGGCGCGGGCCTCGCGACGCTTGCCTACCGCCGGTGGGCGCAGATGGAGGCAGCGATGCGCAACGACCAAGCCCTGCCGTTCTCACGGGTCATGCTGCTGATGACCATCGTGGTTGCCGTGGCAGCCTTCACCTTTGCCGTGCTGATCCTGGTGGCGCGTTGA